The genomic interval ACCAGCTGAGCTGGTCCAAGAATAGATTGCTGGTTGAGTGGAAATTTGCACACACAGTTTAGCTGCATGACACAGCAGAATACATTACACTGTCAGCCATCTGTACTTATCagcagctaaaaaaaaacaaaccaaaagtACAGCTTTTTCTCCCAGTCTAATAGCGTCATACTGATCCAGGACGGGTAGGTGATGTACCTCACAAACAGAGCTTTTATTATCGTAACTCCTCTAACAGCTGGGGGAGAACAAACTGAACTCTATTAAACTGATCAAAACTATGAAAATATGTTAAAAGGCCATGTTCAGTCACCTGCATTAAACTGGTAAAATGCTACAAGGTTCTGGAAATTTCAGATTTCTACAGTGATTTCATTTATCCTTTCAGAGTAGGATTTAAACTGCAAAGAGAGACGAAATTACCTTTAGGCCTGTATTTCTGAGAAGGAAGCAACCAGTTCCATACCTGAAAAGAGGCAATATCTTATGTTTTATCAAACGATGAAGTGGCcgatgcattctgggaaatcgTGTCTGTACCGTTCCATATAGAAGAGAGGAGAGCACTCACGTGTTTTTGGCCTGTCCATCCTGGAAGCACATCTGTCCCACCAGAGCAGCAGACTGGTCCCCCAGGCACTGTGGGACAGCGCCAGTGGGGGATGCTTAGTGGGGGCATGTTCCCTTGCCACATTCAAGAAGAATGATACACATCTACACGGAATACTTTTCTGCAGTGGGACAGTCCTTTTCACAGCCTGGTATGTTCTGTACTACAGCACTAAGGCAACAGCTTCTGTAGTTTTCTACTGGTCTGTATAGTATGGCTCCCTCTACAGTGTGGCATTACATATAGCAAGTTCTGTAGTGTTGCAGCACTAGTACTGTGAGTCCTAGAAGCGATAAGAACAGCATAACACGGCACTCACCCCAGATATGGGCACCCCAGTGAGAGAGCCTGATTTCTGTAAAGACGACACAGTATGTACTGTAAGATGGGTGAGCAGAGGACCACCTTACTTATATCACTAGTGCAAAGCAGCAAACAAGCCCACAGCAAGTGAACCGCACCCACCCACACAGCCAAAAACCCATTTCATATTTCAGGCCTGTTCAAGCCATAAAATATTCTACAGtgaagtcacacacacacaagcaattgaaaaaataaaagggGTGGTTTGTTTCCCATAAGACCCATGTGTTTGAAATGGACACTATATACCACCATCTGCACCACATTCAAACAAGGCGACAGGTTCACAGGTGACAGGGCCTGTGGACAAGCTTTCTGTAAGGTTAGAGAATGCGTGGGACAACAGCATTTCTGCATGACCATAGCCACCAAAATGCTACCTTCTCATTGGTCAGAGCCTGTTCATTTATGTTGGGAATTCTAGCAGGAACGGCCTTATTTTTTCATAGACATACTATTTTTAATCCTCATCTGAGGTGTGAACAAGCACTATTCTCACCATTGTGCAGTTTTTGGGGCATTTCACACAGATAAGCTCTGTCCTTTACGGTAGCCCTCACAAAGATACCTCCCCTGGAGGATTTTGGCAAGTATCTTCTtgtaaaaaaattacaattaaattatGCAAGTTCTTAAGATGATGTCTTCTGAACAAACCAATAAATAAGCAGGATAACAAATGCAACAGACCTGATAAAGCCGGCAGGGGTCAAAGGTAGGTTATATGACCCGCAGCTCCATGCAAATGATGTCACTATGCGTTTCTACACAGGTCGCCCATTCTCATCAGTGCTACTGCCACGGCATCACAATTCAGGTGAACATTGTTCTGAGAGGCGTGCATTGTGGACTCGGCAAAGCTGAGGCACACCCCCCTACAGATGATTTACATCTGCAACATTTAACAAGTTCCCATGGAGTGAGAAGACAGAGTGTGGTGAAGGCCCTTGAGGCCTGAACTTCACAGATCCACACACTGGGCGAATCATGGCTTCACATTACTTGTCATGTGACTGTTAAGTGCTTTAAATGCCCCACAGGCTGTATTTCAGAAACAGAAGGCAAATCAGGGCATGAACTTTGACCCTACAGCAGGGATGCCTGAATGTTTGAATTACGTTTGAGTACAGAAAACAGAACCACAAAACTACCAGTGGAAAGAAACACCATCAGCCTCAGGTGGCTCAGTGCTTATGGGAACTCATTTTGTCTGAAAGGCTTGAAGGTACAAGTCCCAGGAGGGGCACCGATGCCAGTCTGTTCAGAGTTGCAGATTTCCAAATGCATAAACAACGGCTAAAGAGTATTCTAGGCTCCGTCTTTCCATTCTGCTCCTGACTGTATCAGTCCGGTTACAAaacgaggaagaggaggaccgGGACATGCTTTTCATGGTGGCAATGGTGATGACTAACAACGATGAAGACCTACTCACCAGACTAGAGCTTATTTTCTGCCAGTAAGCAGAGAGAGACAACAGAACAGGAATGAGTGCGAGTGCCCATAACACTGACACCGCTCTGGTGCCGATCTGCACACGGACCAAGAGCGTCTGAAAGGCAGCCGCATATTCCAAAAGGGCTTAATATCCCTCGATCCCTTAAACACAGCAATGATCATGAATTCTAACCAAAACGATCTCCAAAGGATACAAATACGCAGCAATAAAAGACAGTCTGACACACAATTATCACTGTAAACACATCCTCACCCACTGTTATGGCTTTGCCACATGAGTTTAGACAAACTGTATGCATCTACAGTActagtcaaaagtctggacccAGCTGCTTACAATACATCTGTCTCTATTTCAGCGATTCACCTCATAATAAGAGATATCAAGGCAATGAAGTGAAACACAAAAATTGCATCATCCGAGAGAAACGTTCATCATCTCATAATTTCATCATCTCATAATTTCCTCAAATTTTAGACACCACTTTAGCTTCCACGACAGCATTGCAGATTCTTGGCAATCTTTCAGCCAGCTTCCATTTGTAGCCACCTGGAAAGCTTCTCCAGCCGTCCTGAAGGCGTTTTCACAAGTTCTGGGCAaaagttggctaccttgctcttactcttcaatcaaactcatcccaaaccagctctttCTGGTttgagattgtgggggccaggtcatgtgTCGCAGCCCTCTATTTCCTTATTCCCAAAGATAGTACTTACATAACCTTagttatcttgttgaaaaacaaatgatattCAGTAGACATgtgcagacttttgactggcactgtaaaGCTCAAGGTTGAATAAATGTGTAACAGTGTGTTCATGGCTTGTGAGAGTCACGGAGGCTACAGCTTACCATCAAACCATATATTTCTGAGGAACTTCTCACTTTTGGCAAAATCTCCATTGGAATATCAAAATAtctgcaggggaaaaaaaacaggaaggtaggtaaaaaataaaaacagaatgactGACTTCTCATTTATTTAAAGAACCTGTGTGCTGTAATCAAAGTGAAGCACTATTTGGCCATTATATTAAGTGAACAGGTCAAATTAACCTGGGTGACAGTCAGAGCCCCATCAGTCTGGAGACAGACAATGACAAaacagagcaggaaaaaaagaatcaaaaattaaaagtgcagaaaataaaaatgcactgtattacacacacacacacacacacacacacacacacgctggtCTAACATACAGGCTGTGTCATAGGTACAGCTCAGTGAGACATACTGACAAAGCTCTGGATCCCAGTCCATGGTGTGAATGTTGAAGAGCATGGTCCTGCTGGCGTTTGTCACATCAGTGCAGTGAACCCCCCCACTCTTACCCCCCGTCAGACTCTGTGGGGACATCACAAACCCAGTAAACTGAGGGTTCAGTTCCAGAGGGGCCTACTGTAGTATACAACACTGAATACAATAAAAACGGAGTCTATTTCGCACCCAAATCAACCAGGAATCAACAGTGCCAAACATGGCCCTGTCGGATTGGACAGCTTCTCGGACTTCAGGGACATTGTCCAATAGCCACCGGAGCTTCACCGCGCTGAAGTAGGTACTGATGGGAAGGCCTGTCTTATGctggagggaaggagggaggggagagagagagagagagagagagagagagggatcaGTCTGTAGTTATAACCATCTTTTGAGATGGGTAGCGGCCAGCACTCCAGCAGCTTCACCTTCAGATGGTTCTTGTTCCTCCCAGGCGTCTTGCTGATGAGCCGCTCCACAGTGGATTGTGTGCGCAGGTCAAGCCACACTGCCAGAAGCCAGAAATTAAAGAGTTAACGGTGACATAAGACACAGCCTTGTGAGTGTGGGAGTAGAATGTGCTCAGGCAACAGCTGCACATGCCGGTGGAGAGTCCCGCTAAACCCCAAGGCCTGTCAGGACTCAGGCATGCAGAccactaggggtgtaacgatatacTCAGCCCACGGGACAAGACGAGACGCGGTGGGAGTTTAATTTGGTTGAGTTTTAAATTTTTCCTCACATACCTATCAAAAGTCATGTGACTCAGCACAGCAAGAGAGAAATGGCGTCGTTGTGGAAAGGTGACTAAGCAGCAACAAGTAGGCCCCGCAGTTCATCATGCTGCATCAGATGGGATCATGGGCAGTGCAGGTGGTGTGGCCAGCTCTGGGCTCACCCATTTATGCTTCTCCAAAGGACACCAATTCTAAGAGACCAGAACTTACCAATAGCGTTGTAGAGAGGCTCTCCAGTCATCTTATCCCAGATTAGCGTGGTCTCTCTCTGATTGGTCACTCCAATTGCTGGTAATTAAAAAGGCAACAATTTAATACAACCCTTAACGAAACAACTCTTTAGCTAATGTGTACATGCTTATTGTGAAAAATCTGTATTTTACAACAACAGGGATAACCACAGACTGACATGGAACAGGAATAGAAAAGATACATTACGCACTATTATGGAGAAACTAGTGTAGCTTTGGCAAACCCCATTGTGATCTGCTAGACAGACGCACACATgtgcagtactgtgcaaaagtcttaggtagtcaaagaaaattacGTCTAAATGGTCttaatgttggtgtaaaactctGTCTATCGGAGTGTTTCAAAATCTCTCTAAAGTAACTCCTGTATTTGCAACAACCATCCAATACGCCCACTAACACACCATGTTTgactaatcaatacctcacaacgtttttgaaataattaagttaattaattaagtgagctgatggtgaaacatacagtatggaatggctggggtgcccccctgccccctctcCTCCCAGCATATGAACACTGGTATACCTTTAATGTTGGAGATGTCGATGTTGAGCTGGGTCATCTTCTCACATGTTCTCTCcatgcactcatacacagaATGAAGGATTTCTTTGGGGTCCTCCTCCACCCATCTGGCCAAGAGACACAGTGTGTGAGTCCCACCCaggctccatccatccatccatcttccgtaaccacttgtcctattctggGTCACGGGCGGtacggagcctatcctggaggctatggactcaaggcagggaacaacccaggatggggtgccaacccatcgcaaaGTGCCTAACCCGGCTCTTATTCACAGTTTAAAATTGTCTGGGTTATCATAAAATTATACTTGTTAGACTAAATTTGTTAGAAGTGCTTATTATAATAAAGgtaatttttaaattactgATTCCAGTAAACAGAAAACCAAACATCAAAGAGGCTCCAGCCCATGAGAGTCAGAATCCGATGTTGGTCTTAgctcacaagaaaaaaaacggCATAGACACGGCGTGCGGTTGCAAGGCATTGTGGGAAGAGTGCTCACCCTTCTTTTGGGAAACTCTGCTTGATCTCCACCTGGTGGTGGCTGAGGAGCTCGGCTGTCTTGGCATTAAACACCTGAAAAGGtacggagagagagagcagtgaaCATAAAAATTAAAGAGATCATGATTTCCAATCAGACCCAATTCACCAAACATAAACCCACAGTATAGCAACACACCCTGTCTTCACTTTAGAGAGACTATATCAGCTGACTAACTACTAACTAGAGATGTCATAAGTAATGAAGCCTTGAGGCAAGACTCTTCCCATTTGAAGAGAAGCTGCTGCGTGTCTATATGGTTAACAGCTAATCTGAAACTGGTTTATGAAAAACTGGATCATTAATGTGGCTTGTCGAAGATCTAGCTTCTGTAAGTCAGAAGTCCAGGCTGCTTATGCATACAGGACACTGGGTACTTAAGAGATGAAggttaaaaatgaattaaagaTCAAAGTCAGTAGACAAACTGCTCTAACGATGTGGGTGAACCTGCTTAACCCCTACAGCAAggtggccattacacctacactGTCAGCTGGGCTAATCATTCTGGTTGCCCCACCCAAACCACTATACTGCCCCATTTGCTGAACAAGGGGCCCCTCCCATTCCCAATCCACCTCCCTGGCCTGGAAAATATTTGGCAATGAATGGAATTTCTCTTGTAAAAGATTCCTTAACATGCAGGAATAAATAACTGAGAAACAAGAACCATTGAGAATCTGCAAGTATACACCTAATCTGCGTTGTACAGAGGACAGTTTtgtgtttaatatttttaaacagcGCAGCAGCTCTCAGGTAATCAAGGCCATTAAGACCAGTAGCTCCTGGTACAAAAACCAGCAACAATCATGTCACAGGTGCCATTCGGctggtgcttttatgcaaagcaacactggggttaagggtctaGCCCAGGAACCCAACACTGCTGACTAGGGTTTGAACTAGCAACCATCTGATTACAGTGGATACACTCTGAGGCATGGAAATAACACGGAGCACAAGGAACATCACACAGCTACAGAAAAAGCAACTTGCCACAGACATGGAAAAAATGGCCACAGGCAGCTGACCGAGACCGTGCCACTAGCATTGATGTTTGGATAGCAGCTGAGGTCAGGGCAGTTCTCCACGTCACCGGACTGTCACGACCCCACTGGGGTCCAGCACTCTCGCGTGCCAAGTTAGGTCATTAGACTCTTTCGT from Paramormyrops kingsleyae isolate MSU_618 chromosome 16, PKINGS_0.4, whole genome shotgun sequence carries:
- the LOC111854143 gene encoding glycerol kinase isoform X6; the protein is MKDTMAASSDRIMLGPLVAAIDQGTSSTRFLVFNAKTAELLSHHQVEIKQSFPKEGWVEEDPKEILHSVYECMERTCEKMTQLNIDISNIKAIGVTNQRETTLIWDKMTGEPLYNAIVWLDLRTQSTVERLISKTPGRNKNHLKHKTGLPISTYFSAVKLRWLLDNVPEVREAVQSDRAMFGTVDSWLIWSLTGGKSGGVHCTDVTNASRTMLFNIHTMDWDPELCQYFDIPMEILPKVRSSSEIYGLMKISSSLKSGSLTGVPISGCLGDQSAALVGQMCFQDGQAKNTYGTGCFLLRNTGLKPVMSEHGLLTTVAYKLGRDKPACYALEGSVAIAGAVVQWLKDNLGIVQSSTEIENLAATVGTSYGCYFVPAFSGLYAPYWEPSARGIICGLTQFTNRNHLAFAALEAVCFQTREILDAMNQDSGIPLTQLQVDGGMTSNRLLMQLQADILCIPVVKPSMPETTALGAAMAAGAAEGVSVWSLRPEDLSAVTSEKFEPQINPEESEFRYARWKKAVQKAMNWETTEPITNGNGQRP